One part of the Dermacentor andersoni chromosome 2, qqDerAnde1_hic_scaffold, whole genome shotgun sequence genome encodes these proteins:
- the LOC126542767 gene encoding uncharacterized protein, whose amino-acid sequence MDKETMFSLPVLRRILKGEAAMIFTESPVAAVMSNRCKQLVPLDAEFYYAPKHITQLPMSMFMRKGLDESLRRVIGEMIELFMERGFIAKFYRDSRLEIPPCRRLTAQSHIGDSAGPQLDSLQGVFLSWLAGLLWAAATLLAEILWYRAGRRGDVQ is encoded by the exons ATGGATAAGGAGACAATGTTCAGCTTGCCAGTGCTCCGTCGAATATTGAAG GGTGAAGCAGCGATGATCTTCACTGAAAGTCCTGTGGCGGCTGTGATGAGCAACCGGTGCAAGCAGCTAGTGCCGCTGGATGCTGAGTTCTACTACGCTCCAAAGCACATCACTCAGCTGCCCATGTCCATGTTCATGCGCAAGGGACTGGACGAGTCCCTGCGTCGGGTTATCGGAGAAAT GATCGAGCTGTTCATGGAACGAGGCTTCATAGCCAAGTTCTACCGAGACAGCCGACTCGAAATTCCCCCATGTCGACGCCTGACGGCGCAGAGCCACATCGGGGACAGCGCAGGTCCACAGCTGGACTCCCTGCAGGGCGTTTTCCTGTCGTGGCTTGCAGGACTCCTGTGGGCAGCTGCCACTCTTCTGGCAGAAATTCTCTGGTACCGAGCTGGACGGAGGGGGGATGTTCAGTAG